The sequence GGCGAGCGGTTCGGTTTCGCGGTGGAGGGCATGTCGCTTGTCTCCGAGCATCACCGCGACGAGACCGTCACCTTCTCGTCGACATACATCAGAGCTTGCGTCGACGCGGGCGACGTCGTCGCCGCCGCCGAGGCGCTCGGCCGGCCGCACCGCGTCGAGGGTGTGGTGGTCCGCGGCGAAGGTCGCGGCAAAGTCCTGGGCTATCCGACCGCCAACGTGGCTCCGCCGATGTACTCCGCCATCCCCGCCGACGGCGTCTACGCCGCCTGGTTCACGGTGCTCGGCCACGGGTCCGTGATGGGAACCGTCGTCCCGGGTGAGCGCTATCAGGCCGCGGTCTCGGTGGGCACCAACCCGACCTTCTCCGGACGCACCCGCACCGTGGAGGCATTCGTCCTGGACACCGACGCGGACCTCTACGGGCAACACGTGGCGGTGGACTTCATCGCCCGGATACGCGGCCAGGAGCGCTTCGACTCGGTGGAGGACCTGATCACGGCCATGGGCGGCGACACAGAACGGGCCCGCACCATCCTCGCTGCGCAGTAGGATTCGGCTTCGGCCCAGATCCGCTGCTAGACTTCACGCCGACCAAGCGTGTGCTGCAGTTCGCGGCGGCTACGTCTTTCGGGGCACCAACGCCCTTCCTCGCGGACCGATTGATGGAGAGATTGTTTCGTGGCGCTCACTGCCGAACAGAAAAAAGACATCCTGGGCTCGTACGGCCTTCACGACACCGACACCGGTTCGCCGGAGGCGCAGGTCGCGCTGCTCACCAAACGCATCGCCGACCTGACCGAGCACCTCAAGGTGCACAAGCACGACCACCACTCGCGGCGCGGTCTGCTGCTGCTGGTCGGCAGGCGCCGCCGGTTGCTCAAGTACGTCGCCCAGGTCGATGTGGCGCGCTACCGCACCTTGATCGACCGCCTCGGCCTGCGTCGCTGACGCAGCCAGTTTCGTCGAACGCAGCTGTGTTTGCTGGAATCGCGCTACGGTCGGCACATGGCAACGTCAAAGTACGTCCTGGGTAGCGAAGACGCCGAAATCGAGCGATTGCAGGCGCAGGCGGCAATCATAGCCGAACCGACAGCGTCGCTTCTTGTGCGCGGCGGAATTCAGCCCGGCATGAGAGTCCTCGACCTTGGGAGCGGCCCTGGCGACGTGGCCTTTCAGGTCGCCGAGATCGTCGGTCCGTCGGGTTCCGTGGTCGGCGTCGAGCAGGACCAGGCGCAGATCGCGGTGGCGACACGGCGACGGGACCACCTCGGCCTGAGCAACGTCGACTTCCGCCAGGGCGATGCCCGCACCTTCGTCGGCGCGGAGTCCTTCGATGCCGCAGTCTGCCGCCTGCTGCTGATGCATTTGCCCGACGCCGCAGCCGTGCTCGCCCACCAGATGCAGAACCTGCGTCCGGGGGGTGTCTTCGTCGCCGTGGACTACGACATGGGCGGCGCGCGTGCTCTGCCCGCGGTCGAGTTGTACTCACGCGTCCGCGAGTG is a genomic window of Mycobacterium sp. ITM-2016-00318 containing:
- a CDS encoding class I SAM-dependent methyltransferase, with product MATSKYVLGSEDAEIERLQAQAAIIAEPTASLLVRGGIQPGMRVLDLGSGPGDVAFQVAEIVGPSGSVVGVEQDQAQIAVATRRRDHLGLSNVDFRQGDARTFVGAESFDAAVCRLLLMHLPDAAAVLAHQMQNLRPGGVFVAVDYDMGGARALPAVELYSRVREWLRAGFEHADVDPFVGMRLLAIFNEAGYDEVGSLGLQSYWAPGNPQAAGYVVGVVRAMKDAIVASGAATEDELGLDTLEQRLAEAISASNAVYTVPTIVAGWGRRP
- a CDS encoding bifunctional riboflavin kinase/FAD synthetase produces the protein MQRWRGQDEIPTDWGRCVITIGVFDGVHRGHAELINHAVKAGRSRGVPTVLMTFDPHPMEVVFPGSHPAQLTTLTRRAELVEELGIDVFLVMPFTSDFMKLTPERYIHELLVENLHAVEVVVGENFTFGKKAAGNVNLLRKAGERFGFAVEGMSLVSEHHRDETVTFSSTYIRACVDAGDVVAAAEALGRPHRVEGVVVRGEGRGKVLGYPTANVAPPMYSAIPADGVYAAWFTVLGHGSVMGTVVPGERYQAAVSVGTNPTFSGRTRTVEAFVLDTDADLYGQHVAVDFIARIRGQERFDSVEDLITAMGGDTERARTILAAQ
- the rpsO gene encoding 30S ribosomal protein S15; the encoded protein is MALTAEQKKDILGSYGLHDTDTGSPEAQVALLTKRIADLTEHLKVHKHDHHSRRGLLLLVGRRRRLLKYVAQVDVARYRTLIDRLGLRR